A section of the Paenibacillus yonginensis genome encodes:
- a CDS encoding ABC transporter ATP-binding protein has product MSHAAISVHGLKKSFKGKEVLKGVDFEVRGGEIFALLGSNGAGKTTTVNILSTLMKPDSGQVEICGFNVQNQPDQVRQRISLTGQFAALDGMQTGRENLIMVAKLRGISQPAQVADNLLTKFSLLDAANRRADKYSGGMKRRLDIAMSLIGKPAVIFLDEPTTGLDPEARLEVWQTVKELAGGGTTILLTTQYLEEAEQMADRIGILHEGKIITTGTLAELKQMFPPAKVEYIEKQPTLEEIFLAIIKKEEK; this is encoded by the coding sequence ATGAGCCATGCAGCAATTTCTGTACACGGATTAAAAAAGTCCTTTAAGGGTAAGGAAGTTTTAAAAGGGGTGGATTTTGAGGTGAGGGGCGGAGAAATTTTTGCCCTTCTGGGCTCAAACGGAGCAGGCAAAACAACGACCGTAAATATCCTCTCCACCCTGATGAAGCCGGATAGCGGGCAAGTGGAGATCTGCGGCTTTAACGTTCAAAATCAACCGGATCAGGTGCGCCAGCGCATCAGCCTGACCGGACAGTTTGCCGCATTGGACGGCATGCAGACCGGACGGGAAAATCTGATTATGGTCGCCAAGCTCAGGGGAATTTCCCAACCGGCTCAAGTCGCTGACAATCTCCTGACAAAATTCAGTCTGCTGGATGCGGCCAACCGCCGTGCGGATAAATATTCCGGCGGCATGAAACGCCGGCTGGACATCGCCATGAGCCTGATCGGGAAACCTGCGGTCATCTTCCTCGATGAACCGACCACAGGGCTTGATCCTGAAGCTCGACTGGAGGTTTGGCAAACCGTCAAGGAGCTTGCCGGCGGCGGCACGACCATCCTGCTAACCACACAATATCTGGAGGAAGCCGAACAAATGGCTGACCGGATCGGCATTCTGCATGAAGGGAAAATCATCACGACCGGTACGCTTGCGGAGCTTAAGCAGATGTTCCCCCCGGCAAAAGTGGAATATATCGAAAAACAGCCGACACTTGAAGAGATTTTCCTGGCAATTATTAAAAAGGAGGAGAAATAA
- a CDS encoding ABC transporter permease → MKNKTGVLLGCLMRNILRSPDTILTVAITPVMMMLLFVYVFGGAIQAGTDNYVNYLLPGILLITIASGIAYTSLRLFTDVKSGLMARFMTMPIKRSSVLWAHVLTSLVSNALTVVVVILVALLMGFRSNANILDWLAVAGILGLFTMALTWLAVIPGLTAGSMEGATAYSYPLIFLPFISSAFVPTETMPAVVRVFAENQPVTSIVNSIRALLEEGSVGNGIWTALAWCIGIMIISYFIASKVFKRQLG, encoded by the coding sequence ATGAAAAATAAAACCGGGGTATTACTAGGCTGTCTAATGCGCAATATCCTGAGAAGCCCGGATACGATCCTGACGGTGGCGATTACGCCGGTCATGATGATGCTGCTGTTTGTTTACGTATTTGGCGGTGCCATTCAAGCAGGTACGGATAACTATGTGAATTATTTACTGCCAGGAATATTGCTGATCACGATCGCATCCGGCATTGCTTACACTTCCCTGCGATTGTTTACGGACGTTAAAAGCGGGCTGATGGCCCGTTTCATGACGATGCCCATTAAACGTTCTTCCGTGTTGTGGGCTCATGTGTTAACCTCACTCGTCTCCAATGCGCTTACTGTCGTGGTCGTTATTTTGGTCGCGCTTTTGATGGGTTTCCGTTCAAACGCCAACATTCTGGATTGGCTTGCGGTAGCCGGAATACTCGGGCTGTTTACCATGGCGCTGACTTGGCTCGCGGTTATTCCAGGATTGACCGCAGGGTCGATGGAAGGAGCGACGGCCTATTCGTATCCATTGATTTTCCTGCCCTTTATCAGTTCCGCTTTTGTCCCAACCGAAACAATGCCTGCTGTTGTCCGTGTGTTCGCTGAGAACCAGCCTGTGACCTCCATCGTAAATTCGATACGTGCCCTTTTGGAAGAAGGGTCTGTTGGTAACGGCATCTGGACTGCGCTGGCCTGGTGCATCGGTATCATGATAATCTCGTATTTTATCGCCAGTAAAGTATTTAAACGCCAGTTAGGTTAG
- a CDS encoding acetyltransferase translates to MLKVIVPYQAHYHDKLVGIWHRAVVQTHTFLTEQDIEFYHQMVRSGALGQVEIWIEIEEDQEPVGFIGLDGSKIEMLFVDPKYHGRGTGRRLIEHTKALKGDNLQVDVNEQNTGAYVFYERLGFIWTGRSELDASGRPFPLLHLEFKGSGIEAP, encoded by the coding sequence ATGTTAAAGGTTATTGTGCCGTATCAAGCCCATTACCATGATAAACTGGTGGGGATTTGGCACCGGGCTGTCGTTCAAACCCACACCTTTCTGACGGAACAGGATATCGAGTTTTATCATCAGATGGTCCGGAGTGGCGCATTGGGGCAGGTTGAGATCTGGATCGAGATAGAGGAAGATCAGGAGCCGGTCGGCTTTATCGGTCTTGACGGATCCAAAATCGAAATGTTATTCGTAGACCCTAAATATCATGGACGAGGAACAGGCCGCCGTTTAATCGAGCATACAAAAGCCTTAAAAGGAGATAATCTCCAAGTCGACGTGAACGAGCAGAACACTGGGGCATACGTCTTCTATGAACGGCTGGGTTTTATTTGGACCGGCAGGTCAGAGCTGGATGCTTCAGGCCGACCTTTTCCGCTGCTGCATCTGGAGTTTAAAGGAAGCGGCATAGAAGCGCCTTAG
- a CDS encoding IS3 family transposase, whose protein sequence is MAIKGQKFKRYLEELKLKAIRLHIEEKWTYRQINEHLGIQDKDRMKRWMRKYREQGEFGLLDQRGRRKAYIDQDRYVQKLERENERLKKCLEIWMREKERFTLIEQAANRGEVAELCSLIGVSRSGYYAYLKRKGNDRDAEAKQLISTVYKRYEGKYGYRQLQLFLWQDEGVWMNHKKILRLMQELGIQAQIRRKQRTNAVYRAAERVAENLLQRNFTAERPNQKWVTDITQYRVGERWLYLSAIKDLFNNEIIAYQLSERNDNELVLRTFAKAFAKQKDVTGLVVHSDQGFQYTSHAYHNMLPKVGARISMSRRGNCLDNASMESFFSHLKTEGLYPYDIRNLTEAQRRIEKYIRFYNQSRPQRKLKKLTPIEYRRQFAA, encoded by the coding sequence GTGGCTATAAAAGGACAAAAGTTTAAGCGTTATCTAGAAGAACTCAAGCTTAAAGCGATTCGACTTCATATTGAAGAGAAGTGGACCTATCGGCAAATCAATGAACACTTAGGTATTCAGGATAAAGACCGAATGAAGCGATGGATGCGAAAGTATCGGGAGCAAGGTGAGTTTGGATTATTGGATCAGCGAGGTCGACGTAAAGCCTATATCGATCAGGATCGGTATGTTCAGAAGCTTGAGCGGGAGAATGAACGGTTAAAAAAGTGCTTGGAAATCTGGATGCGGGAAAAGGAACGCTTTACCCTTATCGAGCAAGCGGCAAACCGGGGGGAAGTAGCTGAACTCTGCAGCCTCATTGGCGTCTCAAGAAGTGGTTACTACGCTTATTTAAAGCGGAAAGGCAACGATCGGGATGCGGAAGCGAAACAGCTCATCTCTACGGTTTACAAACGCTACGAAGGAAAATACGGTTACCGGCAACTTCAGTTATTCTTGTGGCAAGATGAGGGCGTATGGATGAATCACAAGAAGATTCTACGACTCATGCAAGAGCTTGGCATTCAAGCTCAGATTCGCCGGAAACAACGCACAAACGCTGTTTACCGAGCGGCAGAGCGTGTAGCGGAGAATCTGCTTCAACGAAATTTCACGGCCGAAAGACCCAACCAGAAATGGGTCACGGATATTACCCAATATCGGGTTGGTGAGCGATGGCTCTACCTTTCGGCCATCAAAGACTTATTCAATAATGAAATAATCGCCTACCAACTTAGCGAACGGAATGACAACGAGTTGGTTCTCCGAACCTTCGCCAAAGCGTTTGCTAAGCAAAAAGACGTGACCGGGTTGGTCGTTCACAGCGACCAAGGTTTCCAGTACACGTCTCATGCTTACCACAACATGCTGCCAAAGGTTGGCGCCCGAATCAGCATGTCTCGCCGAGGCAATTGTCTAGACAACGCCTCCATGGAGAGCTTCTTCTCGCATCTCAAAACGGAAGGGCTCTATCCCTATGATATCCGAAATCTGACAGAGGCACAAAGACGAATTGAAAAATATATACGGTTTTATAACCAAAGTCGACCACAACGGAAGCTAAAAAAACTGACGCCGATCGAGTATCGACGTCAGTTCGCTGCCTAG
- a CDS encoding carbohydrate ABC transporter permease, with amino-acid sequence MNSKTFAERLFDAALYIFLAGIFIITFYPFWNILVISLNDATDTLRGNLYFWPRSLTFESYRTIFRNPEIWSALEVTVLRTLIGTALSIFCISMLAYSLSKRYLLGWRYFSFFFVFTMYFGGGLIPTYMVIKSVGLIDSFWVFIFPGLIGVFLMILVRTFIEQIPGEIEESSKIDGANDLQIFFRIVMPLCVPVLATIGLFLAIGHWNSWYDSYVYTYKPNLKTLQAVLVKILNQYQTAGMMSDAQQLAQSSKQIPVSTESIRMATTMVATIPIILVYPFVQKYFVKGMMMGAIKS; translated from the coding sequence ATGAACAGCAAAACTTTTGCCGAGCGTTTGTTTGACGCGGCGCTGTATATTTTCCTGGCGGGTATCTTCATCATCACCTTCTACCCGTTCTGGAACATCCTGGTCATTTCCCTGAACGATGCGACGGATACGCTTCGCGGGAATTTATATTTCTGGCCCCGATCGCTGACTTTTGAAAGCTACCGGACGATCTTCCGGAATCCTGAAATCTGGAGCGCGCTTGAGGTGACCGTGCTTCGGACCCTTATCGGAACAGCATTGTCGATCTTCTGCATCTCCATGCTGGCTTATTCGCTCAGCAAACGTTATTTGCTCGGCTGGAGGTATTTCTCCTTCTTCTTCGTCTTTACGATGTATTTTGGCGGCGGCCTGATTCCGACTTATATGGTCATTAAATCTGTAGGCCTGATCGATTCGTTCTGGGTATTTATTTTCCCGGGGCTGATCGGCGTATTCCTGATGATTCTGGTTCGTACCTTTATCGAGCAGATTCCGGGGGAGATCGAAGAGTCCTCGAAAATCGACGGAGCCAACGATCTGCAGATCTTCTTCCGGATCGTCATGCCGCTGTGCGTGCCGGTGCTCGCCACCATCGGTTTGTTTCTGGCCATCGGCCACTGGAATTCCTGGTATGATTCCTATGTGTACACCTACAAACCAAACCTCAAAACGCTGCAGGCTGTTCTGGTCAAGATCCTCAACCAATACCAGACTGCCGGCATGATGTCGGACGCCCAGCAGCTGGCCCAGAGCTCGAAACAAATTCCGGTCTCGACGGAAAGCATCCGGATGGCCACAACGATGGTTGCTACGATTCCTATCATTCTCGTTTATCCGTTTGTGCAGAAATATTTTGTTAAGGGCATGATGATGGGAGCTATTAAGAGCTGA
- a CDS encoding ABC transporter permease — MKPFTKVQENPQIPALAIPQRKTWLKFKQQKFLFLMMLPAIIWALIFAYTPMVGLYMSFVNYQPTLGAFWQTLFHSEFVGFKWFDYFFSNGDFLIIMRNTLASTLITLLFSFPMPILIAIAINEIKNVSFKKTVQTASYLPYFISWVIAANIIVTLLSSDGAINGLLKFLHITDESILFLQNGKYFWWIVALGNTWKDMGYSSIMYLAAISSINPELYEAAKVDGANRFKQIRYITLPHLKPTIVILLILALGGILNAGFDQHFLLGNDLTMDYSDVLSTYSFRYGIQNGMFSYASAVGMFSSVVAFIIVVIVNFIAKRVNGHSLF, encoded by the coding sequence ATGAAACCCTTTACAAAAGTGCAAGAGAACCCCCAAATACCGGCTCTTGCGATCCCGCAGCGTAAGACCTGGTTGAAATTCAAGCAGCAAAAATTCCTCTTCCTGATGATGCTGCCCGCCATCATCTGGGCGCTCATTTTCGCCTATACGCCGATGGTCGGATTGTACATGTCCTTCGTCAACTACCAGCCGACGCTCGGCGCATTTTGGCAGACTTTATTTCATAGTGAGTTCGTGGGCTTTAAGTGGTTCGATTATTTCTTCAGCAATGGCGATTTCCTGATCATTATGCGGAACACGCTGGCATCCACCCTCATTACCCTGCTCTTCTCGTTCCCGATGCCGATCCTGATCGCCATCGCCATCAACGAAATCAAGAATGTCTCCTTTAAGAAAACCGTCCAGACCGCTTCTTATCTGCCTTATTTCATCTCCTGGGTTATCGCTGCGAACATCATCGTAACCCTGTTGTCCTCGGACGGGGCCATCAACGGTCTGCTCAAATTTCTGCACATCACGGATGAAAGCATTCTGTTCCTGCAGAACGGCAAATATTTCTGGTGGATCGTCGCCCTCGGCAATACCTGGAAAGACATGGGCTACAGTTCCATTATGTATCTGGCCGCCATCTCTTCGATCAATCCGGAGCTGTATGAGGCCGCTAAGGTCGACGGGGCCAACCGGTTTAAACAAATCCGGTACATTACGCTGCCGCACTTGAAACCAACGATTGTTATCCTGCTGATCCTGGCGCTCGGCGGCATCCTGAATGCGGGCTTTGACCAGCATTTCCTGCTTGGCAATGACCTGACCATGGATTATTCGGACGTATTGTCGACCTACTCCTTCCGCTACGGGATCCAGAACGGCATGTTCTCCTACGCTTCCGCAGTAGGCATGTTCAGTTCCGTAGTCGCTTTCATCATTGTGGTGATCGTCAATTTTATTGCCAAAAGAGTGAACGGGCACTCCCTATTCTAA
- a CDS encoding response regulator yields the protein MYSILLVDDETIELEMLRDYIRWEEMGIYVAGTAVNGKDALEKIEVIQPDIVLTDVQMPLMNGIELAKRVRERYDWMQLVFLTGHDEFAYVKSALNVGAIGYLLKPLDLTEIVAVMERVKQNCEEVALKNRSIQVAKANVFKELLFERNPERIENLKSSFCKLARRQEAGVYSLLLCDIHPGAAEDGAILEDEANLFRSLAERFLAAEKLTGMTVSIRDCEIGVFLERSAKAGSVLEAEQGSMFRIARLWSAFLQEKAGFPVTIAVNEQIAELTDLAHLYERSKSVLADQFYVGEGTVISGSENRTALHDELMPPFPADRWLEAVNQLDRETVRELVHEYMSGLIRLRAGRKAVCDWAIQLIGRLEEEILHQSAGGYERGELYYSVYNVRTIQQIEVMVLKAAGETMERLGERFMDKNAKLVHQVCTLIDQTYHEPITINSLSDQVYLSPNYLRSIFKEKTGMTIHDYLTKIRLDKAKQLLADGSLKVQDIARKVGYESTSYFISLFLKNQGVTPNEYRKNL from the coding sequence ATGTACAGCATACTTTTGGTGGATGATGAAACGATTGAGCTTGAGATGCTGCGAGATTATATAAGATGGGAAGAGATGGGGATCTATGTCGCCGGAACAGCTGTTAACGGCAAGGACGCTTTGGAGAAGATCGAAGTCATCCAGCCCGATATCGTCTTGACCGATGTGCAGATGCCCCTCATGAACGGGATTGAACTGGCCAAACGGGTTCGTGAACGGTACGATTGGATGCAGCTTGTTTTTCTGACCGGTCATGATGAATTTGCTTATGTCAAATCAGCGCTAAATGTAGGCGCTATTGGTTACTTGCTGAAACCGCTTGATCTGACGGAAATTGTCGCGGTTATGGAGAGGGTGAAGCAGAATTGCGAGGAGGTTGCGCTCAAGAACCGCTCGATCCAGGTTGCCAAAGCGAATGTCTTCAAAGAGCTGCTATTTGAACGCAATCCGGAAAGGATCGAGAATCTGAAGTCGAGCTTCTGCAAGCTGGCGCGCAGGCAGGAAGCGGGAGTGTACAGCCTGCTGCTGTGCGATATCCATCCTGGTGCTGCGGAGGACGGGGCGATCCTTGAGGATGAGGCCAACCTCTTCCGCTCTTTGGCAGAACGGTTTCTGGCTGCCGAGAAGCTGACGGGCATGACCGTTTCGATCCGTGACTGTGAAATAGGAGTCTTCCTTGAGCGTTCCGCGAAAGCGGGAAGTGTTCTGGAGGCAGAGCAGGGGAGTATGTTCCGAATTGCCCGGCTATGGTCGGCTTTTCTCCAGGAGAAGGCGGGGTTCCCAGTTACGATCGCCGTGAATGAGCAGATTGCGGAGCTCACCGATTTGGCGCATTTATATGAACGGAGCAAATCGGTCCTGGCCGATCAATTTTATGTGGGAGAAGGCACAGTGATTTCCGGTTCGGAGAACCGTACGGCGCTTCATGACGAATTAATGCCGCCTTTCCCGGCTGACCGCTGGCTGGAAGCCGTCAATCAGCTCGACAGGGAGACGGTGAGAGAGCTTGTCCATGAATATATGAGCGGGTTGATCCGGCTTCGTGCGGGCCGCAAGGCCGTATGCGATTGGGCGATCCAGCTGATTGGCCGGCTGGAGGAAGAGATTCTGCATCAATCGGCCGGCGGGTATGAGAGGGGCGAGCTGTATTATTCCGTTTATAATGTCCGGACGATCCAGCAGATTGAAGTTATGGTGCTGAAAGCGGCCGGCGAGACAATGGAGCGGCTTGGGGAGCGGTTTATGGACAAAAACGCCAAGCTGGTTCATCAGGTCTGCACCTTGATTGATCAGACCTATCATGAGCCTATTACCATTAACAGCTTATCCGATCAGGTCTATCTGTCTCCCAACTATTTAAGATCTATCTTTAAAGAGAAGACCGGAATGACCATCCATGACTATTTGACCAAAATCAGGCTCGACAAAGCCAAGCAGCTGCTGGCGGACGGCTCTCTGAAGGTTCAGGACATCGCCCGGAAGGTCGGTTATGAAAGCACCTCGTATTTTATTTCCTTATTTCTAAAAAACCAGGGAGTTACGCCGAATGAATACCGAAAGAACCTATAA
- a CDS encoding sensor histidine kinase, which translates to MNTERTYKHGKAEPVKVKGHPGLNRRRFSLLQKGAFANLPLRNKFFFIFLIVLILPFSMLIFYSYSSTRDTITEQTYTSLNSTLEQIDTNVENRLDYYKQLSTSLYMDAQLRNYLSSNYEQAYYYLDAFEYINRLLPSLMILNSNLQGITIYTNNKTLYTDEQFVKYMEELPDPLRQRALDAAGGTVYAHSSDYKAEDAHITLARSLSYFSLKHPYGILTMDINSSELYSLIEKENNNKSVYIIDETGGLISTGDRTVTSRKLFDVYPIKDQLADKNGEFDAVINGQKQFFTYKTLSNGWKIVITIPYNELLSNTNKATAHIIWISAIAVAAATLLIFVTSKVITKRIEILLSQIRKVERGDFRLSIKPMGHDEIGQLSFAFNKMAVQIQSLIHDVYEKELAMKESELNTLQAQINPHFLYNTLSSISSLAVKEGAMPVYQMVNYLAKYYRVSLNKGKRIILIEQEINLIRNYVAIQAIRFPYKLHMHYDLDESLFGRTTIKLILQPFIENCINHAIWDESGINIIVKLQLDDGDILLKVIDDGIGMTAEQLERALSKTDNLSGYGIKNVDDRIKLAYGDRYGVHMFSRPGIGTSVTIRIPFAPATDR; encoded by the coding sequence ATGAATACCGAAAGAACCTATAAGCATGGGAAAGCTGAGCCAGTGAAGGTGAAGGGGCATCCGGGCCTGAACCGGCGGCGTTTCTCGCTGCTGCAGAAAGGGGCGTTCGCGAATCTGCCCCTGCGAAACAAGTTTTTCTTTATCTTTCTGATTGTGCTTATTCTGCCGTTCTCGATGCTGATCTTCTATTCTTATTCTTCTACGAGAGATACGATTACGGAGCAGACCTATACCAGCCTGAACAGCACGCTTGAACAGATTGATACCAACGTCGAGAACCGGCTGGACTATTACAAGCAGCTGTCCACCAGTTTGTATATGGACGCGCAGCTCCGCAACTATCTGTCTTCGAATTACGAGCAAGCCTATTACTATTTGGACGCATTTGAATACATCAACCGCCTGCTGCCGTCGCTTATGATCCTGAATTCGAATCTGCAGGGCATTACGATTTATACCAACAACAAAACACTTTATACGGACGAGCAGTTTGTCAAATATATGGAAGAACTTCCGGACCCGCTCCGCCAAAGAGCGCTGGATGCTGCGGGAGGCACGGTTTATGCGCATTCCAGCGACTATAAAGCGGAAGATGCGCATATCACGCTGGCGAGATCGCTTAGTTACTTCAGTTTGAAGCATCCGTATGGCATCTTGACCATGGACATTAACAGCAGCGAGCTCTACTCGCTGATTGAGAAGGAGAACAACAATAAAAGCGTCTACATCATCGACGAAACCGGCGGGCTGATCAGCACCGGTGATCGAACCGTAACCTCAAGAAAGTTATTTGACGTTTATCCGATCAAAGACCAGCTGGCGGACAAAAATGGGGAATTTGACGCCGTTATTAACGGGCAGAAGCAATTTTTTACTTATAAGACACTCAGCAACGGCTGGAAAATTGTGATCACGATTCCTTACAATGAATTGCTTTCGAACACCAACAAGGCGACCGCCCACATTATCTGGATTTCGGCCATTGCTGTTGCTGCCGCGACGCTGCTGATCTTCGTTACAAGCAAGGTCATCACCAAACGGATCGAAATCCTGTTGTCCCAAATCCGCAAGGTCGAACGGGGGGATTTCAGGTTGTCCATCAAACCGATGGGCCATGATGAAATCGGCCAACTGTCCTTCGCGTTTAACAAGATGGCGGTGCAAATCCAGTCCCTGATTCATGACGTCTACGAGAAGGAGCTGGCCATGAAGGAATCGGAGCTGAACACGCTCCAGGCGCAGATCAATCCTCATTTTCTCTATAATACGTTATCTTCCATCTCCTCTTTGGCCGTCAAAGAAGGCGCGATGCCGGTCTACCAAATGGTTAACTACCTGGCCAAGTATTACCGGGTATCCCTGAATAAAGGCAAGCGGATTATTCTGATTGAACAGGAAATCAACCTGATCCGGAATTATGTGGCGATTCAGGCTATCCGGTTCCCCTACAAGCTGCACATGCACTATGACCTCGATGAATCCTTGTTCGGCAGAACGACCATCAAGCTGATCCTGCAGCCTTTTATCGAAAATTGCATCAATCATGCTATTTGGGATGAGAGCGGGATTAACATCATTGTGAAACTTCAACTGGATGACGGGGACATTCTGCTGAAGGTAATCGACGACGGGATCGGAATGACGGCCGAGCAGCTGGAAAGGGCTTTGAGCAAAACGGATAATTTGTCGGGGTACGGAATCAAGAATGTAGACGACCGAATCAAGCTGGCCTACGGGGACCGCTACGGCGTGCATATGTTCAGCAGACCCGGAATTGGAACTTCCGTGACCATCCGGATTCCTTTCGCCCCGGCGACAGACCGGTAA